The following are from one region of the Synergistaceae bacterium genome:
- a CDS encoding YjbH domain-containing protein: MQRSIRLILSALLLTLIFSSSIYASTAGNTGLTGLWEYPTAEIPDDGGGRFGYTKASPYEYFFLDMSWLPWLEINARLTTFDTIRISDNGGIGWSGEFRGRKYMDKAIDLKAVLWHNRLSSKNWYLPSIAVGVFDVMGTELFKSYYGVATWRWDKTALTLGYGSDRLNGFFAGIEYDFTNWLTLKAEYSPLDYTGDKAGNYHVMRELPKKKFNIGLVAKTNWGLEGSISWQRGNEFVFTLSQRINLAGGSFIGPYKKSYSAPGDPRPVNWDDIKSDELISRIKTGLEKFARVRDVDITLQDIEHGHKLTLAYENYGYASHAEAMTRVLVVLSAVMPETEEVLLIAKNAGVPIVQADFPGTILFDIRARSLRGEESLKTAIFAWAEGKRDKPDSNVLGSKARHEIKAMVTYDPRIDQTLGKSYMDRWNIDLIYKGRYSNGWQSIIDVKFPIINNIETHDRTGLWWEKDLNDKIRIQQAGFTYAHNILGSNKIWLFGEGGYLNEEWFGANLWARIYGKDGGWWIGARAAYLHDRDPYSFAGLTEGRYIYRDNRGTTFDSKSGDEWRLRTWLQANYHVKGLDLDLRADWGKFVDGDKGWKFSVTRHWDDTAIGFWYMDTDVHAPDKSFTKAGVHLEIPADKWFGTWFGNSSAHTWEQDTLLISTWRSQSGREGGVIRSPERFMDQLRPAALKLNVQKLLQDYCSYDEAEIKRDSQEIRGLLDYIIK; this comes from the coding sequence TTGCAGAGGTCAATACGTTTAATTCTGTCAGCTTTACTGTTGACGTTAATATTTTCATCGAGTATATACGCTTCAACAGCCGGCAACACAGGATTAACGGGACTCTGGGAATATCCGACGGCAGAAATTCCTGACGACGGCGGCGGAAGATTCGGTTACACTAAAGCATCACCTTACGAATATTTTTTCCTCGACATGTCGTGGCTTCCGTGGCTTGAAATAAATGCGAGATTAACAACTTTTGACACAATTAGAATAAGCGATAACGGCGGAATTGGCTGGAGCGGAGAATTTAGAGGACGTAAATACATGGACAAAGCAATAGATTTAAAAGCTGTCTTATGGCACAACAGATTATCAAGTAAAAATTGGTATCTGCCTTCTATCGCTGTCGGAGTCTTTGATGTAATGGGCACTGAATTATTTAAATCTTATTACGGAGTCGCCACTTGGAGATGGGACAAAACCGCATTGACTCTCGGTTACGGTTCAGACAGATTAAACGGCTTCTTCGCGGGAATTGAGTACGATTTTACAAACTGGCTCACGTTAAAGGCCGAGTACAGCCCGTTAGATTACACCGGAGATAAAGCAGGAAATTATCACGTCATGCGCGAACTTCCGAAGAAAAAATTTAATATAGGTCTCGTCGCAAAAACTAACTGGGGACTCGAAGGTTCTATAAGCTGGCAAAGGGGCAACGAATTTGTATTTACTCTTTCACAAAGAATAAATCTCGCAGGCGGTTCATTCATAGGCCCCTACAAAAAAAGTTATTCAGCACCCGGAGACCCGCGCCCTGTAAACTGGGATGACATAAAATCAGATGAATTAATTTCGCGCATAAAAACGGGTCTTGAAAAATTTGCACGAGTCCGCGACGTTGATATAACTTTGCAAGACATTGAACACGGCCATAAATTAACACTAGCTTACGAAAATTACGGTTACGCCTCACACGCTGAAGCAATGACAAGAGTCTTGGTCGTCCTCTCTGCCGTGATGCCCGAAACTGAAGAAGTGTTATTAATCGCAAAAAATGCCGGTGTCCCGATCGTGCAAGCTGATTTTCCCGGAACTATTTTATTTGACATACGTGCAAGATCTTTACGCGGTGAAGAATCTTTAAAGACTGCTATTTTTGCGTGGGCAGAAGGTAAACGCGATAAACCGGACTCAAACGTATTAGGCTCTAAAGCACGCCACGAAATAAAAGCTATGGTTACGTACGATCCGCGAATAGATCAGACTTTGGGAAAATCATATATGGATCGCTGGAACATTGATTTAATTTACAAGGGCAGATACTCCAACGGCTGGCAGTCGATAATTGATGTAAAATTTCCTATAATTAATAATATCGAGACGCATGACAGAACGGGACTCTGGTGGGAAAAAGATTTAAACGATAAAATCAGGATTCAGCAGGCCGGTTTTACTTACGCACATAATATTTTGGGTTCAAATAAAATTTGGCTGTTCGGTGAGGGCGGTTATCTCAATGAAGAATGGTTCGGCGCAAATTTATGGGCGAGAATTTACGGCAAAGACGGCGGCTGGTGGATAGGAGCAAGAGCAGCTTATTTGCACGATAGAGACCCTTACTCATTTGCAGGACTCACAGAAGGGCGTTATATTTATCGTGATAACAGAGGCACTACTTTTGATTCTAAGAGCGGCGATGAATGGCGTTTAAGAACGTGGCTTCAAGCAAATTATCACGTTAAGGGACTCGATCTTGATTTGCGGGCTGACTGGGGAAAATTTGTTGACGGCGATAAAGGCTGGAAATTTTCAGTTACACGTCATTGGGATGATACAGCGATTGGCTTCTGGTACATGGATACGGATGTTCACGCACCGGATAAAAGTTTCACGAAAGCCGGCGTTCATTTAGAGATTCCTGCTGATAAATGGTTTGGCACGTGGTTCGGTAATTCAAGCGCTCACACATGGGAGCAGGACACATTATTAATTTCGACGTGGAGATCTCAATCAGGACGTGAGGGCGGCGTTATAAGGTCTCCTGAAAGATTTATGGATCAATTGAGGCCGGCTGCGTTAAAATTAAATGTTCAGAAATTATTGCAGGATTATTGCTCCTACGATGAAGCGGAAATCAAGAGAGATTCTCAAGAAATTAGAGGTCTTCTCGATTACATAATAAAATAA